One Streptosporangium becharense genomic window, GCTCAGCGGCCGCCTGCTGTGTCGCCGCCACCGCACCCGGCTGCCCGACGTCGGATGACTCCGCAACGCCCAGAGCCGTTCTGAACCCGGACCTCGCCGGATCCCCTGGTTGCTGACGAGGTGGTGCCGGGACGCGGTGGCGTACGGCTGTCTTACGCTCATCCTGCCGCAGTTCGGCCGCCCGCCGACGATGCGCTCGGCGGCGTCGACCGGGGCCGCGATGCGTTGCTCCAGGCGGGCGTGCTCGCCGATGGCCGGGAGCGCGCCGAGAAGGACACCGGCGGCGCGTACGCGCAGGTGCGGGCTGTCGTCGTCGAGAGCGGCACAATGCAGAAATACGGCCTGGCAGTGCTCATTGTTACGCGGAGCTCCCCGCAGGATTGACGTCTACTCATCGCCGGGGCCCGCAACACGCAAAGGAGCACGATGAGAAACGCACTACGCACACTCACTCTGGGGGCGCTGGTGGCGGCGCCGTTGCTGGCCATGTCGGCGCCGGCGCACGCCCTCACCAACGTGACCTTGAGCAGCGGCCGGCTCTCCGTCAACTCGGCGAATGTCGGCGACAACATCTCCATCAGCGTCGAGAACGGCTTCCTCGTGGTGAGGAACAACAAAGACGCGCTGATCACCGGGGGCGTCTGTCAGCAGGTCGACACCAACACGGTGCGGTGCCCGAGCGCGGGTGTGACCAACATCCAGGCCAACCTGCAGGGTGGCAACGACACCCTGAGCAACAACACCGCACTGCCCTCGAGGGTCTTCATGGGACCCGGGGTGGACACTTTCTTCGGCGGCTCGGGCAAGGACTTCGTTTCAGGCGACGACAACGACGACGTACTGCACGGCAGGGGTGGCAACGACATCCTGGTCGGCAACGCCGGGTTCGACCAGGGCTTCGGTGGCGCGGACAACGACTTCTG contains:
- a CDS encoding calcium-binding protein; the encoded protein is MRNALRTLTLGALVAAPLLAMSAPAHALTNVTLSSGRLSVNSANVGDNISISVENGFLVVRNNKDALITGGVCQQVDTNTVRCPSAGVTNIQANLQGGNDTLSNNTALPSRVFMGPGVDTFFGGSGKDFVSGDDNDDVLHGRGGNDILVGNAGFDQGFGGADNDFCDTETLNSCEDS